A single window of Methylobacterium nodulans ORS 2060 DNA harbors:
- a CDS encoding lytic transglycosylase domain-containing protein, protein MQGRTATTETKPAPIGADDALSRQFPRRSRYLPILMREALARGLPPQIADAVVRIESGYDPSQIGSVGEIGLMQVRPATAAMLGFRGTDADLAVPETNLHYGVAYLAEAWRLAGGDLCRTLMKYRAGHGEKTMSPLSVEYCQRARTHLASLGWSPEPGSSAPAAPTPSPAPKVQPTRTAVVPRNSSASGGPKIVSVKDAPAFWAANRMRVAEAWTRISVMHRR, encoded by the coding sequence ATGCAGGGCAGAACCGCGACGACCGAGACGAAACCAGCACCGATCGGGGCAGACGATGCTCTGTCGCGACAATTCCCGCGCCGGTCGCGGTACCTGCCGATCCTGATGCGGGAGGCGCTCGCGCGGGGGCTGCCGCCCCAGATCGCCGATGCGGTCGTACGCATCGAGAGCGGGTACGATCCGAGTCAAATCGGGTCCGTGGGGGAAATCGGGTTGATGCAGGTGCGGCCGGCCACCGCCGCTATGCTGGGGTTTCGCGGGACCGACGCGGACCTCGCGGTCCCCGAGACGAACCTCCACTACGGCGTGGCCTACCTGGCCGAAGCCTGGCGCTTGGCGGGCGGAGATCTCTGCCGCACGCTGATGAAGTACCGCGCGGGGCACGGCGAGAAGACAATGAGCCCGCTCAGCGTCGAATACTGCCAGCGCGCGCGCACGCATCTTGCCAGCCTCGGATGGTCCCCCGAGCCAGGCTCAAGCGCGCCGGCTGCGCCGACGCCCTCCCCGGCTCCGAAGGTGCAGCCCACGCGAACAGCCGTTGTGCCTCGGAACTCTTCCGCATCGGGGGGGCCAAAGATCGTGTCTGTGAAAGACGCGCCTGCATTCTGGGCTGCAAACCGCATGCGCGTGGCAGAGGCGTGGACACGGATTTCCGTGATGCACAGGCGTTAG